Proteins encoded in a region of the Deltaproteobacteria bacterium genome:
- a CDS encoding transposase gives ITQIASEYGVHPNQIRQWRQKLLEELPQLFSDRRKSAEKGA, from the coding sequence CATAACCCAGATCGCTTCGGAATACGGTGTCCACCCCAACCAGATCCGCCAATGGCGGCAGAAACTGCTTGAGGAGCTGCCGCAGCTTTTTTCGGACCGCCGCAAAAGCGCTGAGAAGGGGGCCTGA